AGGGATATCAGGGCACTGGCTAGtttgtggtggaggagtggctgctcGCTGAGGgtcggaagtagtgtcaccTACAGGAGCTGGTGGGTCAGCAGGAACAGCGTCGGTAGGAGGCTCGTCAGGCTGCTCTGGTGAAGGATGCTCAGTCGGAAAAGAAGGGTCAGctggatcatccgctagagggatgtTAAAATGGCTCTATACTAGAACCCGGCTCCGTGGATTGGCGGGGGCATAatctgtagcaaaaatatcataaaaaatatcaaggGCCATAaaggcctctaacctacctccctgctcaatcagggcctgaagcatagccctctgcctctcaaactgagccatcatctggCTATGAAAATCAGCTTGACGCTGTAAAAGGTCATGTTGAAAAGCCTCTACTCGAATGAagtgctgctgctgctcctctGCCAACCTCTACACTCTAAGCTGCAGCTCTATAAACTCAATAGGGGAGACTCCTAAAATAGTTGAAGAAGACccagaaggagctgaagtagacGGTTTGGAGGAAGACTCTAGAATATCAGAAGAAGGAGGTGGAATATCCTGTGTACCAGGGGCTCGTGGGgcaggtcgctcctctctGCATGCTACCAAGAGAGCACtcctcagtctatactctAGTCCTAACGGACGCTGCCTACGAGTTACCATCCTCATACTAATCAATTGGGGAAGTCCTAAAgtctccatcacccccagctctGTCACATGTGGTACTGCCTCCTCCAAA
The Ricinus communis isolate WT05 ecotype wild-type chromosome 1, ASM1957865v1, whole genome shotgun sequence DNA segment above includes these coding regions:
- the LOC125369809 gene encoding vegetative cell wall protein gp1-like, with translation MVTRRQRPLGLEYRLRSALLVACREERPAPRAPGTQDIPPPSSDILESSSKPSTSAPSGSSSTILGVSPIEFIELQLRSHFNIPLADDPADPSFPTEHPSPEQPDEPPTDAVPADPPAPVGDTTSDPQRAATPPPQTSQCPDIPDDAPPFSPEPYSRQY